Proteins found in one Plasmodium knowlesi strain H genome assembly, chromosome: 12 genomic segment:
- a CDS encoding shewanella-like protein phosphatase 1, putative — translation MAGGLKMGALRLLCLLQILLLLSTPLQPLQPFQLLQSLVSPIVGVSAKVTVGNQAKDDFLLKTLAIDKKKLDPSYFEKYDNLKWEGKIIAIGDIHGDMESLKLILRHANLINENDEWIAENVLLVQVGDVLDRGIYGPLIYNYLFKLQKEAPLKKSKVLLIMGNHEQLNMCGYFNYVNQKEVEIFFKNNFNYRLFHFVSTAGEYFKKLIRLPVIAKVNDILFVHAGISKQISSLSLQTIRLKTRLQIENMCKILSYDKSRDYVNREGVLWYDHVSRTAPYDEKQACAILSHVFNKYGAKHLVVGHTKQMTHEISTYCNGGLFLIDTGMSLFMNNGQPYPNYLVAENGIFKSVHLNVEVNKKSKYCDSLEIELRSPNKQSFCIHAKETLLSPPNGG, via the coding sequence ATGGCGGGTGGACTAAAAATGGGCGCCTTGCGACTGCTCTGTCTGTTGCAGATTTTGCTCCTCTTGTCCACACCGCTCCAGCCGCTCCAGCCGTTCCAGTTACTTCAATCGTTGGTGTCGCCAATTGTTGGCGTATCCGCAAAGGTAACCGTCGGCAATCAGGCGAAGGACGATTTTTTACTAAAAACTTTAGCAATAGATAAGAAGAAACTGGACCCCTCCTactttgaaaaatatgataaCTTAAAatgggagggaaaaataattgcCATAGGGGATATTCATGGAGATATGGAAAGTTTGAAGCTTATTTTAAGACATGCAAATTTAATaaacgaaaatgatgaatgGATTGCAGAAAATGTATTGCTAGTTCAGGTAGGAGATGTACTGGACAGAGGGATTTATGGCCCATTAATCTATAATTATCTATTTAAGTTACAGAAAGAAGCACctttgaaaaaaagcaaagttCTATTAATCATGGGAAATCACGAACAACTAAATATGTGCGGATATTTCAATTACGTAAATCAGAAAGaagtggaaatattttttaaaaataatttcaacTACAgattattccattttgtgtCCACTGCAGGGGAATATTTCAAAAAGTTAATTCGTCTACCAGTAATTGCTAAAGTGAATGACATTCTATTTGTTCACGCGGGGATAAGCAAGCAGATTTCCTCACTTAGCTTACAAACCATACGTTTAAAGACCAGGCTACAAATTGAGAACATGTGTAAAATACTCAGTTACGATAAATCCAGGGACTACGTAAATAGGGAGGGTGTCCTTTGGTATGATCATGTTTCACGCACAGCTCCATACGATGAAAAACAAGCCTGCGCAATTTTATCGCACGTTTTTAACAAATACGGGGCCAAACATTTAGTCGTAGGGCACACTAAACAAATGACACATGAAATTAGCACGTACTGCAATGGTGGTCTTTTTCTCATCGACACGGGGATGAGCCTTTTCATGAACAACGGACAGCCATATCCAAACTACCTTGTTGCGGAGAATGGGATATTCAAATCAGTTCACTTAAATGTTGAAGTAAATAAGAAGAGCAAATATTGCGATTCGTTGGAGATAGAATTGAGGAGCCCAAACAAACAGAGCTTCTGTATACACGCGAAGGAAACACTTCTCTCTCCCCCGAATGGAGGCTGA
- a CDS encoding SICAvar, type I, with the protein MAAGATQPGAPNACTSALGDSEIQQSDQEGRGLREKWQEYLRTHSGNSGQSAQAVTLPSDLTGKVETMLETLRPYMQWAREEKSVLNACSTLKYPKDRKKEGHMKQICRVPVMIVNWMAGLDPQGKNKTPTTPGDSWEPYLRCIVGNSIIFRILKNKCEAQQMLKIISDTMAKGGSQPSVTGANSICAWVRMEDMEEVENLIGPALDQWLNNAKQSTQNGGISGVNNILEWAKCSDKQKQQENRQERKCSSDRIIELLGGGKSGALHKLVDPLAAAKACIQSYIDNIDKNNNDGDGKLCHRLQCIDNYLKATGAAEAEAAARKTSTSTDIWKEVRTQVTELVTNVEKNNDNTDADTLCNDITCPNGGANDCVSKTTCKIMAKALKEVHKNGDDDTNLGPLKVNNPIFRPTIRCVMLNAFAEKLKQHAQGKGYACAVEEGIEEALKKGEGKRKEWCKEGSGKEDGPCEPCGNKHQVCTAFKIGSTSLVGEVMYELNNNTPKIQKTLSTIEGKVTLCDRMNCIIKQLKPTDSSKKQNTGTTDAVTFWGENGDVKKLWDELAEKMKENGGSGNGQCGSFETDAEKKACNYLHAGFKELYEPTTTASSSGTANSEVLDNPSFRQTMGCFLLHAYANEMKKKAVCEIEGGIKKAFELGGTLSKTGTACKNGGKGPCVPCQWQESDYDKCQINIKGSTTATETAKEKVEKIIEEDTTNIEDMLSNINKRDKLCDHMKCIATHLNSTNGQKQKQSAEEFWTKDAKKLWEELVEEMKTKGNVDGSGNGDCKGFDNPSATVACNYLHVAFKKLKELSKSIKTDGTKYPILHKDPSFAQTVGCFLLHSYATHIKGKATCVIDEGIKRAFESWKPSKNGTCNGNGTEPCVPCQWEDDDYKSCEITTNGGGGTTEQTEVKPKVEGIVNKNDPDTDSIIKNINEMKTLCDGLKCIASHLNPSNGKQPSTTAQNFWTATGEVSELWNDLSKAMEQNGGQDKGGQCGQVDGSRQPTDPEKKACQHLTLGFNKLKDLSNSATSKGTHGKILSKDPLLKQAMGCLLLKEYARKMQGQSKCVIDSGLKKAFDSWKFNNTKSNCSGTEPCVPCQWNDTNIDKCEISIIDAAGETTQIEVTEKLTHVQDKINTTSTETLKKINEMFTLCDFIRCAGPKWFHNHKNKNGTKGSPTQTWCDFWENDGVQPELKKMFDKIASEGKNKTNGPCDQFGYGNEHSVERKACNHITAGLDYINQISSVATAHQNGNTDDDNFFKQSMMCAALNLYATKIKKETDNVCPIDEDRIKLMFTNWNKKNNSCSTSGSGSANNNNCFKCERKADFNDCDLLVDEGLIGRSTPSQPNGQKCTDNGNTRKEVQTQMNKLLQAESNMQPTLNEINEMASSFCTQVQCAIKKKLKNEGKLLNGTPPSWDALRDKIGKELTELLINMNDPKKQSDAAKYCSDKDYNWYTLGHKQSKTNKAACLHFAAGLQHIYTHGNGRVNGPSFEQTMGCLFLKEYAKQLQTVANEKKKGHSWVHPKCDIKEGIDHAFGKSKDIMKSVLPQCSKDTNGNNSCFVCTQNNDYGTCKIGIDSVKDNVEPLLQTKKEHMQQTLENTVCPILLTDLLTPFLPLAPVSIGLSAMAYYLWKYFGPLGKGGPRFRRSPGEIPGPSVQEQVLDHVQQEAGPHEYQLVKERKPPSAPTRTKRSGRVNRRTIIEIHFEVLDECQKGDTQLAQKDFLELLVQEFMGSELMDEEQVPMEEVLTEGVPMESIPLEQVPMERVPSLGSGLMV; encoded by the exons ATGGCGGCGGGGGCGACGCAACCGGGAGCACCGAATGCGTGCACCTCCGCTCTGGGGGATTCAGAAATACAACAAAGTGATCAGGAGGGAAGGGGActaagggaaaaatggcaAGAATATTTGAGAACACACTCAGGGAATTCTGGACAATCTGCCCAAGCCGTAACCCTTCCT tcTGATTTGACGGGGAAAGTAGAGACAATGTTGGAGACACTGAGGCCTTACATGCAGTGGGCGCGGGAGGAGAAGAGTGTCCTTAATGCATGTTCGACTTTGAAGTACCCCAAGGatagaaagaaagaaggtcaCATGAAGCAAATATGCCGAGTACCCGTGATGATTGTCAACTGGATGGCAGGATTAGATCCGcagggaaagaataaaactCCTACGACTCCTGGAGATTCATGGGAGCCATATTTAAGGTGTATAGTAGGGAACAGTATTATATTTAGGatcttaaaaaataaatgtgaagCACAGCAGATGTTGAAAATAATATCTGATACAATggcaaaggggggaagtcAACCCTCAGTAACAGGTGCTAATAGTATATGTGCTTGGGTCCGAATGGAGGATATGGAAGAAGTGGAAAACTTAATTGGTCCTGCATTGGATCAATGGTTAAATAATGCAAAGCAGAGTACGCAGAATGGCGGTATTAGTGGCGTCAATAATATATTAGAATGGGCGAAGTGTAGTGATAAGCAGAAACAGCAGGAAAATAGACAAGAACGGAAATGCAGTAGTGATAGAATTATAGAATTATTAGGAGGAGGGAAATCAGGAGCATTACATAAATTAGTCGATCCGTTAGCAGCGGCTAAAGCATGCATCCAAAGCTACATAGACAACATAGACAAGAACAACAACGACGGAGACGGGAAGTTGTGCCATCGTCTACAATGTATAGATAATTATTTGAAGGCAACGGGGGCCGCAGAAGCAGAAGCAGCAGCAAGAAAAACGTCAACTTCC ACTGATATTTGGAAGGAAGTCCGAACTCAAGTCACCGAACTTGTCACAAACGTAGAAAAGAATAATGATAACACCGATGCAGACACTCTGTGCAATGACATCACATGCCCCAATGGTGGTGCAAATGATTGTGTGAGCAAAACAACATGCAAAATTATGGCTAAAGCATTAAAGgaggtacataaaaatggggaTGATGACACAAATTTGGGACCACTCAAAGTGAATAACCCAATATTTCGTCCTACCATTCGTTGTGTAATGCTCAATGCATTCGCagagaaattaaaacaaCATGCTCAGGGGAAAGGTTATGCTTGCGCTgtagaggaaggaatagaagaggCCCTCaagaagggggaggggaaacGTAAGGAATGGTGTAAGGAGGGGAGTGGTAAGGAGGACGGTCCCTGTGAGCCCTGCGGGAATAAGCATCAGGTGTGCACTGCTTTTAAAATTGGAAGCACCTCCCTGGTGGGGGAAGTGATGTACGAGTTGAACAACAACACCCCCAAAATACAAAAAACCTTATCCACAATAGAAGGGAAGGTCACTTTATGTGATCGTATGAATTGTATAATCAAACAATTAAAACCAACGGACTCATCCAAAAAACAGAATACAGGCACCACGGACGCG GTCACATTCTGGGGTGAGAATGGTGATGTGAAGAAATTGTGGGATGAATTAGcagagaaaatgaaggagaatgGCGGATCAGGGAATGGACAATGTGGTTCATTTGAAACTGACgctgaaaagaaggcatgcaattatttgcatgccggcttcaaAGAACTGTATGAACCGACGACGACGGCGTCGTCGTCCGGAACTGCTAACAGTGAAGTTTTagacaacccatcgtttagacaaacgatgggttgttttttacttcacgcttatgcaaatgaaatgaagaagaaggctGTTTGTGAAATAGAGGGGGGAATAAAGAAAGCTTTCGAATTGGGGGGGACTCTTAGTAAGACAGGAACTGCTTGCAAAAATGGTGGCAAGGGAccttgtgtcccttgccaatggCAAGAAAGCGACTATGACAAATGCCAAATTAACATAAAAGGCAGTACAACCGCAACAGAGACTGCAAAggagaaagtggaaaaaattatcgagGAAGACACCACCAACATAGAGGATATGCTATCtaacataaataaaagggaTAAATTATGTGACCATATGAAATGTATAGCAACCCACCTAAATTCCACAAACGGACAAAAACAGAAGCAGAGTGCG GAAGAATTCTGGACCAAGGATGCTAAGAAATTGTGGGAAGAATTGGTAGAGGAAATGAAGACGAAAGGCAATGTAGACGGAAGCGGAAATGGAGATTGTAAAGGATTCGATAATCCATCTGCGACAgtggcatgcaattatttgcatgtcGCCTTCAAGAAATTAAAGGAACTTTCAAAGTCCATAAAGACTGACGGCACTAAGTACCCAATCCTGCATAAAGACCCATCATTTgcacaaacagtgggttgtttcttacttcattcttatgCAACACACATTAAAGGGAAGGCGACTTGTGTTATTGATGAGGGGATAAAACGCGCTTTTGAGTCATGGAAACCAAGTAAAAATGGTACTTGCAATGGCAATGGCACGGAACCTTGTGTTCCGTGCCAATGGGAGGATGACGACTATAAAAGTTGCGAAATTACCACAAATGGAGGCGGTGGCACCACAGAACAAACGGAAGTAAAGCCCAAAGTGGAAGGAATTGTCAATAAAAATGACCCCGACACTGATTCCATCATAAAgaacataaatgaaatgaagacTTTATGTGATGGTTTAaaatgtatagcatcccaCTTAAATCCCTCAAACGGAAAACAACCGAGTACAACTGCG CAGAACTTCTGGACAGCGACTGGCGAAGTTAGCGAACTATGGAATGATTTGTCCAAGGCAATGGAACAGAATGGGGGTCAAGACAAGGGAGGTCAATGTGGTcaagtggatggtagtagGCAACCCACCGaccctgaaaagaaggcatgccAACATCTTACATTAGGTTTCAACAAACTAAAGGATCTTTCCAATTCCGCAACGTCTAAGGGCACTCACGGTAAAATCCTGTCTAAGGACCCATTGTTGAAACAAGCAATGGGTTGTTTACtccttaaagaatatgcaagaAAAATGCAAGGTCAATCCAAATGTGTTATCGATTCCGGTTTAAAGAAGGCATTTGATTCATGGAAGTTTAATAATACTAAATCTAATTGCAGTGGCACGGAACCTTGTGTTCCGTGCCAATGGAATGATACCAACATTGACAAATGCGAAATTAGCATAATTGACGCAGCTGGCGAAACCACCCAAATAGAAGTAACGGAAAAGTTAACACATGTTCaggacaaaattaacacCACCTCAACTGAGACcctaaagaaaataaatgaaatgttcACTTTATGCGATTTTATCAGATGCGCcggacccaaatggttccacaaccacaaaaacaaaaacgggACTAAAGGTAGCCCTACgcagacttgg tgtgacttttgggagAATGACGGCGTCCAGCCCGAACTGAAGAAAATGTTTGACAAGATCGCCTCcgaaggaaagaacaaaactAATGGTCCATGCGATCAATTTGGTTATGGTAATGaacatagtgttgaaagaaaagcatgtaatcatatcacggCAGGTTTAGACTACATTAACCAGATTTCGAGTGTTGCTACTGCCCATCAGAACGGTAATACGGATGAtgataacttttttaaacaatctatgatgtgcgcagcacttaatctttacgcaactaaaataaaaaaagaaacggaCAATgtttgtcccattgatgaggaCAGAATAAAACTAATGTTCACTaattggaataaaaaaaataattcgtGTTCGACCTCTGGTAGTGGTAGTgctaataataataattgcTTTAAgtgtgaaagaaaagcagATTTTAATGATTGCGACCTCCTCGTTGATGAAGGTCTCATTGGAAGATCAACACCATCACAaccaaatggacaaaaatgCACTGATAACGGCAACACCAGAAAAGAAGTCCAAACTCAAATGAATAAACTTCTCCAAGCAGAATCCAATATGCAACCAACATTAaacgaaataaatgaaatggcctcttctttttgtactcaagtccaatgcgcaataaaaaaaaaactgaagaaCGAAGGGAAACTTCTAAATGGAACACCACCATCTTGG gatgCCTTGAGGGATAAGATCGGAAAGGAATTAACGGAACTTTTAATTAATATGAACGACCCTAAAAAGCAGTCGGACGCTGCCAAATACTGCAGTGACAAAGACTACAATTGGTATACTTTAGGCCATAAACagagcaaaacaaataaagcagcttgtttgcattttgctgcaggactgcagcacatttatacCCATGGTAATGGCCGTGTTAacggcccatcgtttgaacaaacgatgggttgtttatttcttaaggaatatgcaaaacaattgcaaacagtggcaaatgagaagaaaaaaggacatagttgggtacatcccaAATGTGACATAAAGGAGGGGATTGATCACGCTTTTGGTAAAAGTAAAGACATTATGAAGAGTGTATTACCTCAATGCAGCAAAGATACTAATGgtaataattcttgttttgtgtgcacacaaaacaacgATTATGGaacttgcaaaattggcattGACAGTGTAAAGGACAATGTGGAACCACTACtccaaacgaaaaaagaacatatgcaacaaaccttagagaatacagtctgtcccatccttcttacggatctccttaccccttttcttcctttggctcctgtctctattggtctttctgctatggcttattacctttggaag tattttggtcctcttggtaaaggaggacctcgtttcagaagatctcctggtgaaattcctggtccatccgtacaagaacaagtccttgatcatgtgcagcaagaagccggtccacatgaatatcaattggtgaaggaacgaaaacctccatctgctccaacaagaacgaaacgttctggtcgcgtgaatcgtcgcacgattattgaaattcattttgaagtgttggacgaatgtcaaaaaggggacacacaattggctcagaaggattttctggaacttttggttcaagagttcatgggatccgaattaatggatgaagaacaggttcctatggaagaGGTTCTTACGGAAGGGGTTCCAATGGAAAGTATTCCTTTGGAGcaggttccaatggaacgtgttccaagtttaggttccgggttaatggtttag
- a CDS encoding pre-rRNA-processing protein PNO1, putative, giving the protein MTKRMPNKASSSARGGKIEKKEAEKKHEEVDHEENSNQIEQPDNGNTRNILTMENILEEKDRDNNKKVKNKIILKNRKNTSSTFNNNEMRILTIPKHRISSIKTNWMELIKPIVTHLKLEIRMVGDKIQVRTCKLTEDKNNLQKSSDYIKAYLLGFTIEDSLALLRIDDLYIESFQVKDVKILKGDHLSRCIGRICGSNGATKYAIENATKTRIVIAGDKIHILGSFNNIKMARYSICSLILGSTQGKIFNKLNILAKRMKERF; this is encoded by the coding sequence ATGACGAAACGCATGCCGAACAAGGCGAGCTCCTCAgcgaggggggggaaaattgaaaaaaaagaagcagaaaaaaagcacGAGGAAGTAGACCATGAGGAAAACTCAAATCAGATAGAACAACCGGATAATGGAAACACAAGAAACATTTTAAccatggaaaatattttggaggaaaaagataGAGACAACAATAAgaaggtgaaaaataaaataattttaaaaaataggaaaaacaCAAGTAGCACGTTTAACAATAACGAAATGAGAATACTTACCATCCCCAAGCATCGCATATCATCTATAAAAACCAATTGGATGGAATTAATCAAGCCAATTGTGACCCATTTAAAGTTAGAAATACGAATGGTTGGGGACAAAATACAAGTGAGGACATGTAAACTTACTGAGGATAAAAATAACTTGCAAAAATCTTCCGACTATATAAAGGCATACTTACTTGGATTCACCATCGAAGATTCATTAGCCTTACTGAGGATAGACGATTTATATATAGAAAGCTTTCAAGTGAaggatgtaaaaatattaaaagggGATCACCTGTCCAGGTGCATTGGCAGAATATGTGGCAGTAACGGGGCAACAAAATATGCCATAGAAAATGCCACAAAAACAAGAATAGTAATAGCAGGAGATAAAATTCATATTTTGGGAAGTTTCAATAACATCAAAATGGCTAGATACTCCATCTGTAGTTTAATTCTTGGTTCAACACAgggtaaaatttttaacaaactTAATATCCTCGCGAAGAGGATGAAGGAGAGGTTTTAG
- a CDS encoding KIR protein: MASGTTDYSKLPSQKIYEEFNKRTCSQTEQNGGQYCSARRVEAVKGGLEIWDGTLEQESVDLASRIVENHHYACKKEGGDPPYYDRCGFLYFWIGNRIKEKVSNDTKFESAMNATYNHLGSSTYGYSCQNNCRKLYDNIDKGMFEHAKKLHDWYYDYKKLGSIDTTQCKKYCANNNCTTAYSEANKAYSNLTTRCKTLSGFSYCDALEGTNGREKKEEFNQPQELPCAKVLESKPIVSETEVVAKEAVQIPTVNEKPPLTEDKLGELPSRMLYQKFRGGGLKGNCSSASIVSVKSQVEQVLREGGFDENDAEKIVHGWCLIHKGIGVGDAYYDGRYHFFYSWVGNLLSEHKKVGGSFSTVMRLIHGVLQGMFTGDECKLMCDEIYLPEKKELLNNMGIVYDYITDSSTLRAQVEGDEKTCDETYRSHLDAIINACGAISTHCEVKSNASGPYCGWFNGQSRKSYCEKQTLEKLKCKQVKWIESPVSSGPGSTGTSKPGSVSASVTVSEDGNAGSIAPGAVGGGLVSVALPTIGFLLYKYTDVFDGIKKSLFGGSNNTGGRSRGRGRRSTIGHQHFDDTFTENDFSTLGGGGGGSSTLGGSSTDVSTIYNDDDGGRRRPSPPRGRAGTNNRRSGNIRYYAT; the protein is encoded by the exons atgGCTTCAGGGACGACTGATTACAGTAAATTAccttcacaaaaaatatatgaggAATTTAATAAAAGGACATGTTCCCAGACTGAGCAGAATGGAGGACAATATTGTAGCGCGAGGAGGGTTGAGGCAGTGAAGGGAGGATTGGAAATATGGGATGGAACTTTGGAGCAGGAAAGTGTCGATTTAGCCAGTAGAATAGTGGAGAACCATCATTATGCATGCAAGAAGGAAGGCGGGGATCCCCCTTATTATGATCGATGTGGTTTTTTATACTTCTGGATTGGCAACAGaataaaggagaaagtaaGTAATGACACTAAATTCGAGAGCGCCATGAATGCAACTTACAACCACCTGGGAAGCTCTACCTATGGGTATAGTTGTCAAAATAACTGCAGAAAACTATATGACAATATTGATAAAGGAATGTTCGAGCATGCCAAAAAATTGCACGATTGGTATTACGATTATAAGAAATTGGGGAGTATTGATACCACTcagtgtaaaaaatattgcgCTAATAATAATTGTACTACTGCCTACAGCGAAGCTAATAAAGCATATTCAAACCTCACTACCAGGTGTAAAACTCTGTCTGGGTTTTCATATTGTGACGCACTTGAGGGGACAAATGGtagggagaagaaggaagaatttaaTCAACCCCAAGAATTACCATGTGCCAAAGTACTCGAATCAAAACCCATCGTTTCCGAAACTGAAGTAGTG GCAAAAGAGGCGGTGCAAATACCCACGGTCAATGAGAAGCCCCCTTTGACA GAAGACAAATTAGGAGAGTTGCCCTCAAGAATGTTGTATCAGAAATTTAGGGGTGGAGGGCTTAAGGGTAATTGTAGTAGTGCATCCATAGTAAGTGTAAAGAGTCAAGTGGAACAGGTACTGAGGGAGGGGGGGTTTGATGAGAATGATgcggaaaaaattgtccatGGCTGGTGTTTAATACATAAGGGCATAGGTGTTGGGGACGCATACTATGATGGgcgttatcattttttctactcGTGGGTCGGGAACCTTCTGTctgaacataaaaaagtggGTGGTTCATTTTCAACTGTCATGAGGCTAATTCACGGTGTACTGCAAGGAATGTTTACTGGTGACGAGTGCAAACTCATGTGCGACGAGATATACCTacctgaaaaaaaggagctccTTAATAATATGGGAATAGTGTATGATTACATTACGGACAGTTCAACCCTCAGAGCTCAAGTGGAGGGTGATGAGAAGACTTGTGATGAAACATATAGAAGTCACTTAGATGCCATTATTAATGCATGCGGAGCTATAAGTACACACTGTGAGGTTAAGAGCAATGCCAGTGGTCCATATTGCGGTTGGTTCAATGGACAGAGCAGGAAGAGTTATTGCGAAAAACAGACgctggaaaaattaaaatgcaaACAGGTGAAGTGGATCGAATCTCCTGTTTCCTCTGGCCCCGGTTCTACGGGAACTTCTAAACCAGGTTCGGTTTCAGCTTCTGTAACAGTTTCCGAAGATGGTAATGCCGGTTCTATCGCACCTGGTGCTGTTGGTGGTGGATTAGTTTCTGTAGCATTACCAACCATCGGTTTCCTTTTATACAAA tatactgatgtatttgatggaataaaaaaatccctcTTTGGTGGCAGTAATAATACAGGAGGAAGGAgtaggggaagaggaagaagatctaCCATTGGACATCAACACTTTGACGACACTTTTACAGAGAATGATTTTTCCACCctaggtggtggtggtggtggatcATCCACCTTAGGTGGTTCGTCCACCGATGTTTCTACCATctataatgatgatgatggaggACGACGTCGACCATCACCACCCAGAGGAAGGGCAGGAACAAATAATAGAAGATCAGGAAATATACGTTACTATGCGACGtaa
- a CDS encoding nucleoside transporter 3, putative encodes MQEFALNKKEVGLSKPSGVDEDAKRDKRMRVADMCEMKKKSIEDIEGLGEYDIDKKDELEEESYYKLLSIAYALVAIISDAPYFLIVSMGDYFRQAFNVKDILITEFALMESIVFIVVCVFLHLIGSYRLKWNLFQPLLSTLFLTLIYLVVCFKTDYIGHKIVIFSVIPFAIIACVIKMTTMKICVLFRKQYCTAYVCGLSLSGFVVFILYVLGAYVFFADDENKFRKMFSLFCGVFSCIALTAFFILQKIYKLPFVERLREKYEDKGFLINKTILVDSVKSISVVWEYVIIGFLANFIAFQIYPTVFPICIKSSKEMKGLLSGLLLFGDSSAHLLVHFLDSYFLKMNFCAFFFIKLVMIGFLPIFASLVIYHSSIFYNSYFLMGLSYAFGFCHGILSNSVFVKIPEVCRKRKKEQYLKLAPNIVFLAFVLGTMIGVITSKLHVILLTGR; translated from the coding sequence atgcaaGAATTTGCGctgaataagaaggaagttgGGCTGAGCAAGCCCAGCGGCGTAGACGAAGATGCAAAGAGAGACAAAAGGATGCGAGTGGCTGACATGtgcgaaatgaagaaaaaatccaTTGAAGATATAGAAGGGCTAGGCGAGTACGACATAGACAAGAAGGACGAGCTGGAGGAGGAGTCGTACTACAAGTTACTGTCAATAGCATATGCCCTAGTAGCAATTATATCAGACGCGCCCTATTTCCTAATAGTATCAATGGGTGATTATTTCAGGCAGGCATTTAATGTCAAGGATATACTGATAACGGAGTTTGCTCTAATGGAAAGCATAGTGTTCATCGttgtatgtgtatttttaCACCTCATTGGAAGTTACAGATTGAAATGGAATTTGTTCCAACCACTTCTCTCCACACTCTTTttaacattaatatatttagtGGTGTGTTTCAAGACCGACTACATAGGACACAAGATAGTTATTTTCAGCGTTATACCATTTGCAATAATAGCATGTGTTATAAAAATGACTACAATGAAAATATGTGTTCTCTTTAGAAAGCAGTACTGTACAGCGTATGTTTGTGGATTGTCCCTATCCGGATTTGTGGTATTTATTTTGTACGTACTTGGAGCCTATGTCTTCTTCGcagatgatgaaaataaatttcgtaaaatgttttccctcttttgtGGAGTCTTCTCATGCATTGCGCTAACagccttttttattttgcaaaaaatttacaagcTTCCATTTGTTGAGAGACttagagaaaaatatgaagataAAGGATTCCTCATTAATAAAACGATTTTGGTGGACTCTGTGAAATCCATTTCTGTTGTTTGGGAATATGTTATTATTGGCTTCTTAGCAAATTTCATAGCATTTCAGATTTACCCTACAGTTTTTCCTATTTGTATTAAATCGAGCAAAGAAATGAAAGGGCTCTTGTCTGGATTACTACTTTTCGGAGACTCATCGGCCCATTTGTTGGTTCACTTTTTGGATTCCTACTTTTTGAAGATGAATTTCTGCGCCTTCTTCTTTATCAAATTAGTGATGATTGGATTTTTACCCATTTTTGCCAGTTTAGTTATTTACCACagttcaattttttacaattcttACTTTTTAATGGGATTATCCTACGCCTTCGGATTTTGTCACGGGATTTTGTCTAACTCTGTTTTCGTGAAAATTCCTGAAGTCTGCAGAAAGCGGAAGAAGGAGCAGTACCTCAAGTTGGCACCCAACATCGTCTTCTTGGCCTTCGTGCTGGGTACCATGATTGGCGTCATCACGTCTAAGCTGCACGTGATCCTCCTGACAGGGCGCTAG